One window of Robiginitalea biformata HTCC2501 genomic DNA carries:
- a CDS encoding response regulator produces the protein MKDDPMQILLVDHNEIDLYIAQRNLDSEFRQAEILTFLDTEKAFEFLKTQVLPDSPEYRFVPDLILVEINMPQMSGPEFLNSLYGLKGGLYKKKRAYLTHAMYSDRMGHHVPKNCAGFIQKPITVERIREILQDLSSGPH, from the coding sequence ATGAAAGATGACCCCATGCAAATCCTGTTGGTAGACCACAACGAAATCGACCTGTATATCGCCCAGCGGAATCTGGATAGCGAGTTCCGGCAGGCGGAGATCCTTACATTCCTCGATACGGAAAAGGCCTTCGAATTTTTAAAAACACAGGTGCTACCGGATTCCCCGGAATACCGGTTTGTTCCGGACCTGATATTGGTGGAAATCAACATGCCGCAAATGAGCGGACCGGAATTCCTGAACTCCCTCTATGGTCTGAAAGGCGGGCTGTATAAAAAAAAGAGAGCCTATTTGACCCACGCCATGTATTCCGACCGGATGGGTCATCATGTCCCCAAGAATTGCGCGGGTTTTATCCAAAAACCGATCACCGTGGAGCGGATCAGAGAAATCCTGCAGGATTTATCCTCGGGTCCCCATTGA
- a CDS encoding DUF7793 family protein: MEKTNIANQVSFWAHEGVLYCRFDDISKIAQCTARNYQQFLRVIHDLCRGVPMPLVVDLRQARGTLSADTAKILSARCQRIPLILGEAYVVQSLSIRLLVQSYVRLIHRKTPSAICTNMPDAKRFCDSLVAAASQKSRTNER; this comes from the coding sequence ATGGAAAAAACCAATATCGCAAACCAGGTATCTTTCTGGGCGCATGAAGGCGTACTTTACTGTCGGTTTGACGACATTAGCAAGATCGCACAATGCACCGCCCGCAACTATCAGCAATTCCTGCGGGTCATCCACGATCTATGCCGGGGGGTACCCATGCCGTTAGTCGTTGACCTCAGGCAAGCCCGGGGGACGTTGTCGGCAGATACGGCTAAGATACTCTCTGCAAGGTGCCAGCGCATTCCGCTGATACTTGGGGAAGCCTATGTGGTGCAATCCCTGTCCATCCGCCTGCTCGTTCAGTCATACGTGCGTCTTATCCACCGGAAAACACCCTCGGCCATCTGTACAAACATGCCGGACGCCAAACGATTCTGCGATTCGCTGGTAGCCGCCGCAAGCCAAAAATCCCGTACAAATGAAAGATGA